GCATGTCGGCGGCCAGCGCCGCAGACGGCATTCTGACGCCCGGAGAACTGAAAGTCGGGCTGGAAGTGGCCTATCCGCCGTTTGAATCCTGGCAGGATAATAAAATTGTTGGTTTTGATGCTGAGCTGGCACAGCTCCTTAGCGATCAAATGGGCCTGAAACTGCAACTGGCCGACACCAAATTCGCCGGGTTGATCCTCGGGCTGAACGCCAATCGTCACGACACGGTGATTTCCGCGCTGTACATCACCGAAGGGCGCATCGCGCAGGCCGACGCCATTCCTTATGCCGATACCGGGGCCTACATTATGGTGCGCAGCGACAGCAAGGTCGCACCAAAAACCGAACAGGATCTGTGCGGCTTAACCGTCGGTTTGCAGCAGGGCACTTCATGGGTGACCAAACTGCGTGATCTGTCGGAAAACTACTGTAAAGCAAACGGTAAAGAACGCATCACCGTGAAAGAGTTCCCCACTGCGCCGGAGACGTTGCAGGCTCTGCTTTCCGGCAATGTGCAGGCGCAGGTGGATATTGCTGGCGCGGTGAGTATGTTCGCTGAGCGCAGCAATGGCCGCGTCAAAATCACCTCGCCGCAGACCATTTATCCGCAGACGCTGGGGATTTATGTGAAGAAAGGCAACACCGCGCTGAAAACCGAAATTACCGCCGCGCTGAACGCCCTGCGTGAAAACGGTAAATACGCCGCGCTGCTGCAAAAATACGCCCGTTATGGCATCACCGAGACCCAGGCGCGCTGATAGCGCCTGGCCTCACCAGATAAGGGAGCGGCACGCATGACATTTAACTGGGACTATTTCTTTTCACTGTTTTCGATGGCGACATTCTGGCAAGCCAGCGTCACCGTGGTGGAACTCAGCGTGCTTGCCTGGTGCGCGGGACTGGTGCTGGGGTTTGTGGTCGCCAGCGCCAGGTTATCCGGCCCTCTCTGGCTGAAAAGCGTTTGCCAGGTCTACATCTGGTTGTTTCGCAGCGTGCCGTTGCTGGTGCTGGTGGTGTTTGTTTATAACCTGCCGCAGATGTTCCCGGCCAGCGGCGCGGTGCTCGGCAATGCTTTTTTTGCCGGGCTTCTTGCCACCATTCTGGTTGAAGTGGCTTATATGGCGGAGATCCACCGCGGCGGCCTGATCTCGGTGGCGAAGGGCCAGCATGAGGCCGGCTATGCGCTGGGTTTCAGCTACCTCGGCATTCAGCGGAAGGTGGTGATCCCGCAGGCGCTGCGCATTGCGTTACCGGCGCTGGTGAATGAGTTTATTACTATTGTTAAACAGACTTCGCTGGTGTCGGTGATTTCTCTGCCGGAGTTGCTGATGACCGGGCAGCGACTCTACGCGGAAAACTTTCTGGTGATGGAGACGCTAGCGGCGGTGGCGGTCTATTACGTGCTGATCGTTTCCGTCTTCAGTTTGCTGTTCCAGGCGCTGGAGCGCTGGGCGAACGTTCAAGTGAAAAACCCGCAAACGCTGGATGACCACCAGCTTGACGCGCTGCGCCAGCAGGCCGTGCCGTTGGCCAAACGTCAGGCTGTCGAGCAGCACGGTACGCCTGACGCGTTATTGATGAAACAGATCCAGAAAACCTGGGGGCAAAACCCGGTGTTTAAGGATATTGATTTACGGGTCGCGCCTGGCGAAGTGGTCAGCGTGATCGGGCCTTCCGGCTCCGGGAAAACCACGCTTATCCGCAGTATTAATGGTCTGGAGACGCTGGACAGCGGTGAGATTGTGCTGTTTGGCGAAAGTTTTATTCAGGCCGGCGACAACCGCCACTCCCGTTTACGCAAGCAGGGTATTCGCCGCATCGGCATGGTTTTTCAGGGTTTTAATCTGTTCCCGCATTACACCATTTTGCAGAACGTGATGCTGGCGCAGCGTTATCACCAGCAGCCGGAGCAGGAGTCCGCACGGCGTGCGCAGGCGCTGTGGCTGCTGGATAAAGTCGGCCTGCTGGCCCATATGAACAAATATCCGCACCAACTTTCCGGCGGGCAGCAGCAGCGGGTGGCGATTGCCCGCGCGCTGGCGCTATCGCCCGATATTATGCTGTTCGACGAACCGACCTCGGCACTGGATCCGGAACGCGTCGGCGAAGTGCTGAAAGTGATAAGCGATCTCGCGCGGGAAGGGATGACCATGGTGATTGTGACCCACGAAATGGATTTTGCGCTGGCGATTTCTGACCGCGTGGTGCTGATGGATAAAGGCACTATTCAGGCCGATACCACGCCGGAAAATATTCGCCACGGCGAAGCGACACCAGCGCTGCAACGCATCCGCCAGTTTATGGGGGTGAATGGCGCGGAAGTGGCGTGAGGTTCGTTGCTTTAGAATAAAAACCCCGTCGGGCGAAGGTCTTGCGGGGTTTTGTTTGGCGTGATTGTTAGTGAAATCTGAATCTAATACGACTCCTCCTGCGCTGGCCTCTCGCTGATTTATGACTGCTCCCCCCGATTTGACCGCGCAAGTTTCAGCGTTCGGGCTGCGTCAAGCCGATCCGTCATCACACTGCGCTGGTAGATAAGCCAGAGGCCTGAACAGGGCAGGGCGGTGGTGACTTGCAGCTGTGTTGTGCGCAGGTGCTCCAGATATTTGAGAGCATCGATGGGGATGGTGGTCTGTTTCATACACGCGCCTCCGCAACCGGCAGACGTGCCGCCAGGGAAGAACAGCTGGCGCAGCAGTGCGCGAGCCACACCCACCCCGACACCGGCACGCCGACCAACGCCAGCGCCTTTACGCAGACGGCTGGCAAAGCGGGACAGACCCGCAGCAAGTATCAGGGCATCATCGCCTGATCCCCTCCCGACAGCCCGCCCCGTGCGGGCTTTTTTGTACCCCTCACCAGACACGCTACGGTGCGTTCTGAGCGCGTCACGCCCCGCACCATCTCCACGCCCCCCATCAACACGATCGCACCCGTCCCGGTTCGCTGGCGCAGCCACGCGCCGACAAAATAAAGTCGTCACAGACAAAAACGGCACTACACCGCACCCGCCTGCGGGTTTTGGATCGGGGAAATTTTTCAGTTTTATTTTTCTACAAACTAGACCGCCAGACTGTGCCATTGCTGGCGGTTTGCGGGAAAACCAACACTGAAAAGATTGAAAAGGATTTCAGCTTTTTTCAGTTTTCAGGATCTGTAAAGGATCTCGCTGAAAATTCATCTTTATGTTTTAAAAGGATTTTCATTATTTTACGTTACCAGAAAGGGGCATCATGAACAGTGGCAGAGCGCGGGGCTAAAAAGAGGAAAGCCAGATGCTGTAAGGCCTGCGGGAAAGTTTCCGCATCGGGCAGAACTGAAAAACATACACGCTCAGCGGCGCTATTTTTGCCTGTGAATTCCAAGAATCATCCGAAAGAAAAAGTCTCCTGGCTGGTAAGGGCAGGTTGTTTGATAACCTTCCTTCACCGCATGTTTCGTGAGATGGATTTTATGGATGCAAAACTGGTAGCGAAGGGCATCAGTGACGGCCTGGCTTCAATACCTGAGGGGCTTTATTTATCTGCCGTCAGAACGGCAGAGGGAACCGGTTTTATTAATAGACAGGATAAAGTCCGAAACGAGAATGAAAACGAACGTGTTGGAACAAAGGAATGGTTACCTATTGCAGACATGCCATTTGATAACGAATTGGTTGTGCGTATGTCGGCCTCGGCTCATTAGGGAAAAGCCCGCCAATTAATGGGAATTTTTTTAATGTAAAACATGTATAAAAATGTTTATTAATGTTGCATGCAAAGTGTATTCTTAACTTCCTGACGTTAGCCGGTGAATCCCGGCCTCTCTGTACGATCGTCGTGTTACGACATGTGGCGCTCAACGAATCGCCGAATCGCCGAATCGCGAATCTCCGGGTCGCCGCGAACCGTGAATAACGGTTATTCGTTATCCGTGGTTCTCCGTTTTTAGTCTGGACTATGCGCTTGCGCTAAGAAACGTCAGGACTGTATAGAGAGCACAAGTATGTTTAAATACAAACTTGACTTAGTGAAGGTGCTGAAAGTTGCTACGGCAATTCTTGAGTTCCTCACTGCACTTATCGTGTTTGTTGAGGTTCTGCTGCCTCACCTTCACGTAGTCCTACACTACTCTTTGCATAGGCGTATCGATATTGATGGATATGTGGAAACACAAATTTGAAATCAAAAAAGATAGATGGGTCTATGTTCCTTCTGATGAAATGTATAGATATGGTAAAAGATTACATCGCTTTATAATTGGTAAATGGCGGGCTCCTCTTTATTATTACCATATGAGAGATGGTGGGCATTTAGCTGCTGCCAGAATTCATTTCAAGAGTGAATATTTTGCTTTGGTTGATATACGAAACTTTTTTGAGTCAACTTCACAAAGCCGCGTCACAAGGGAGTTAAAGACCATTTTCCCCTATGAGGATGCCAGGAAAATAGCAAAAATATCAACAGTTAGAATTCCTAAAAGCGAAGATAAAAAGTTCTCACTCCCCTACGGATTTCCTCAATCACCGATTTTAGCTACCTTATGTTTACACAACTCTTATGCTGGGCAAGTTATAAAGGGTGAATCGCCACGGATAATCTAGACACTTCCGAGCCGTTGATAATACTGGTTTTCATATTCTGTCGGTGACATCTGTTCGCTAGAACCATGCCGACGCTTACTGTTATAAAACATTTCGATGTAATCAAAAATATCACTGCGGGCTTCTTCCCGCGTTCCGTAGATCTTTTTCTTTATCCGTTCACGTTTCAACAACTGGAAAAAACTTTCTGCAACCGCATTATCATGGCAGTTACCGCGACGGCTCATGC
Above is a genomic segment from Kosakonia radicincitans DSM 16656 containing:
- a CDS encoding ABC transporter substrate-binding protein, yielding MKKMKMLRGLCAAAALMAGMSAASAADGILTPGELKVGLEVAYPPFESWQDNKIVGFDAELAQLLSDQMGLKLQLADTKFAGLILGLNANRHDTVISALYITEGRIAQADAIPYADTGAYIMVRSDSKVAPKTEQDLCGLTVGLQQGTSWVTKLRDLSENYCKANGKERITVKEFPTAPETLQALLSGNVQAQVDIAGAVSMFAERSNGRVKITSPQTIYPQTLGIYVKKGNTALKTEITAALNALRENGKYAALLQKYARYGITETQAR
- a CDS encoding amino acid ABC transporter permease/ATP-binding protein, which translates into the protein MTFNWDYFFSLFSMATFWQASVTVVELSVLAWCAGLVLGFVVASARLSGPLWLKSVCQVYIWLFRSVPLLVLVVFVYNLPQMFPASGAVLGNAFFAGLLATILVEVAYMAEIHRGGLISVAKGQHEAGYALGFSYLGIQRKVVIPQALRIALPALVNEFITIVKQTSLVSVISLPELLMTGQRLYAENFLVMETLAAVAVYYVLIVSVFSLLFQALERWANVQVKNPQTLDDHQLDALRQQAVPLAKRQAVEQHGTPDALLMKQIQKTWGQNPVFKDIDLRVAPGEVVSVIGPSGSGKTTLIRSINGLETLDSGEIVLFGESFIQAGDNRHSRLRKQGIRRIGMVFQGFNLFPHYTILQNVMLAQRYHQQPEQESARRAQALWLLDKVGLLAHMNKYPHQLSGGQQQRVAIARALALSPDIMLFDEPTSALDPERVGEVLKVISDLAREGMTMVIVTHEMDFALAISDRVVLMDKGTIQADTTPENIRHGEATPALQRIRQFMGVNGAEVA